Genomic segment of Methanobacteriaceae archaeon:
ATGTAATCCAGCTATTCCCATCAAGGCAGCGCAGATCCCTCAAAAAGGGATTTCTACCCAGGCAAAAAAAAGTACTGGAAAAGATACGAAAACTGAAAAAAGAAGGCGACAAGGGTGGACGACCTAAAATCATCAGGACCCACTGTAGAGATATGATTGTCTTACCAGAAATGGTGGGCATGACCTTTGGAATATACAATGGTAAGGAATTTGTGCAGGTCCAGATACAACCGGAGATGATTGGCTGTTACTTCGGTGAATTTGCCGTCACCCGACAGAGAGTACAGCACGGAGACCCAGGTATGGGTGCAACCCGTTCATCCATGTTCGTGCCCCTGAAATAAGGAGAATTTATTATGGCAAAAATGAAATACGCTTATGAAGGAACGGGAAAAGTAGCCAAAGCATCTGGAAGATCCCTCAAAATATCCCCCAAACATTCAGTGGAGATATGCAGAGAAATCCGGGGCATGTACCTTGATGAAGCCAAGGAATACTTGGAAGATGTAATCCAGATGAAAAGGGCAGTACCATTCAAAAGACACAACAAGAAAGTAGGGCACCGGCGAGGACTTAAAGGATGGCCTACAGGACGATACCCTCAAAAGGCAGCCAGTCAGATTCTAGATGTTCTGGAAAATGCTGAAGCCAATGCTGAATATCAGGGTATGGACACCGAAGATTTGAAAATAATACACATATCCAGTCACCGGGGATTCATCATAAGAGGATACATCCCCCGAGCATTCGGAAGAGCAACACCATTTAACACCCCTACCACACATATTCAGGTAGTTCTAGGGGAGGCAGAGAGCGCATGATTGAAAAGGACTTTGTAACCGAGGGACTAAAGAGAACCAGAATCGATGAATACCTGGAAAAAGAACTGGACCGCGCAGGCTACGGTGGAATGGAAATACAGGTAACACCCTTAGGGACCATGGTAGTGGTATATGCAGAAAGACCAGGAATGGTCATAGGACGCGGTGGTAAAACTGTACGAGCCATAACCCAGAGCCTTAAAACCACCTACGAACTGGAAAACCCACAAGTAGAAGTTAAAGAAGTGGATGTGCCAGAACTAAACCCCAAAATCATGGCCCACAAAATAGCAGCCATGCTACAAAGGGGAATGCACTTCCGCAGGGTGGCATACTCAGCCCTCCGAAGAATCATGGGAGCAGGAGCCCAGGGAGTGGAAGTAACTATATCCGGTAAAATCAGAGGATCCAGATCTGCCTGTGCCAAATTCAGTGATGGATACATCAAAAAATGTGGGGAACCATCCACCAAATACGTCAAAGAAGGTTTCGCCACAGTACAACTCAAACCAGGAGTTCTTGGAATATACGTCCGTATCATGCCACCAGATGTGGTCTTACCAGATAAAGTTGACATAATACAGCCTAAACTGGAGGAAGAACCAGCAACAATCAAAGCTACAGAAACTCCTGCTGAGGAAATAACAGAAGGTACCGTGGAAATATTAGAAGAAATCACCGAAGAAGCAGCTGAAGAAGCTGCTGAAGTGCCAGTTGAAGAACCAGCAAAAGATGATTTGAAAACTAAATCTTCTGAAGCTGCTGAAAAAGTGGAAAAAAAAGCTGATGAAATCAAAACAGCAGCAGTGGAAAAAACTGAAGAAGTGAAAGAAAAAGCTGCTGAAACTAAAAAGGCCGCTGGGAAAAAAGTTTCCCAGGTAAAAGCTAAGGCCTCTGAAGCCAAGAAAGCTGCTGAAGATAAAGCTGAAGAACTAAAAGAAGCTGCTGAGGAAAAAGCAGAAAAAGTAGAAGAGAAGGCAGTTGAAGTTTCTGAAGCTGCTGAAGAAAAAGTTAAAGACGTTAAAGCCAAGGCATCTAAGGCTAAGAAAGCTGTTGAAGATAAGGCTGAGGAAGTCAAGGAAAAAGCAGCTGAAACCAAGAAAAAAACCACCAAAACTAAGGCTAAGGCAGCTGAAGCCAAAAAGACAGTCGATGAAAAAGTCGAAGAAGCAGAAGAAAAGGTAGCTGAAACTAAAAAAGCTGCTGGGAAAAAAGCTTCCGAAGTAAAAGCTAAGACCTCTGAAGCCAAGAAAGCTGCTGAAGATAAAGCTGAAGAACTAAAAGAAGCTGCTGAGGAAAAAGCGGAAGAAGTGAAAGATACAGCTTCGGATGTTAAGAAAAAAGCTTCTGATAAAGTAGCTGAAGTGAAAGAAAAAGCTTCCGAAATTAAGAAAAAAGTTGAGAAATCTCAATAGGATTTCAACCTTTTTAAATCAGCATAAATTATAAAAGGATGTAGGAATATGGTTATATTAAGGAGTAAAGAGATCCGTGAAATGGAAATGGAGGAAATCCAGAAAAAACTGGATGAACTTCAGGTAGAATATGCCAACAATATTTCCAAGAGTGCTGCCGCGGGAATCTACGAAAACCCAGGGAAGATCAAGGAACTTAAAAGGACCATTGCACGGGTCAAAACCATAATTAACGAAAAAAATAAGGAGAACTAAAATCGATGAAAGTCTGCGATGTTTGTGGTCTACCAGAGGAACTCTGTGTCTGTGAAGAAATAGCTCGAGAGATACAGAGTGTAAAAGTCTATACGGTGAGAAGAAGATTCGGGAAACTGATGACAATCGTGGAGGGAATTGATGAACACGACATTGACATCAGGGAACTCACCAAGGAACTGAAAAACAAATGTGCATGCGGTGGAACGGCCAAAAAAGGCCAAATTGAACTGCAAGGAGACCATAAAAGGAGAGTCAAAGAAGTTCTGTCCGATATGGGCTTTTCTTCAGATGACATCCAAGTTCGTTAGATCCAGGTTAACCAAATTTTTATCATTCATGTTGATGTCCAGGTAAAAAATTCATTTCTTCTGGAGTTTCAGTGTGTTTTTAATTGGTTAACTATCGGTTTTAAGTTCAAGCTTTTAAGAGTCTTATTAATAGACTTCAGACCTCAAAACCTACTGAAAACATCCAGTAATGGAAATTCAGTTATTTAAATCAATTCATGGTTTCATGATCCCTTTCATGATACACTAATAACCCCACACTGATAACATGATCACTCCTCAAAATATTATGAGACATGAACTAGTGGGGCTGCAAATAAAAATCATTCACAGTTCCCATGGGGATTTAGAGGGATTAAGTGGACGCGTGGTGAATGAAACCAAAAAAACCCTCACCATAGAAGATGGTGAAGGCAATGAAAAAATCATACCCAAAGGAAGCAGCACATTCCATTTCACACTTCCAGAGGGAATCACAGTAGAAATAGAAGGCAAGATAATAATTTCTCGCCCTGAAGATAGGATAAAAAAGAGATTTAGGAAATATTGGTGATAATATGGTTGGTATAGAAGTTACCGAACCCAAAGAAAAATGTGAAGATCCTAACTGTCCCTTCCATGGGACCCTGCCAGTACGGGGCCAGATCCTGGAAGGAATAGTCACCAGTGACAAGGCAGAACGGACCATCACAGTTGAAAGGAGTTTTTACAAGTTCATACGCAAATACGAACGATACGAAAAAAGAAAATCAAGAATCAACGCCCATAAACCAGACTGTATTCATGTGAATATTGGTGATGCAGTCAAAATCGCGGAGTGCAGACCCCTTTCCAAGACCAAGCACTTCGTAGTGGTGGAGGTTAAAGGGGATCAAAAATGAAAGCCATCACATCAAACGTTAGCAAATCACTACCCATCGGAGCCCGCCTGAACTGTGTGGATAACACCGGAGCACGTGAAGTGGAAATAATATCCGTCAAAGGATACAAAGGTGTTCGCAGACGACTGGCAACTGCGGGTGTAGGTGACATGGTTGTAATCTCAGTTAAAAAAGGAACTGTTGACATGCGCCGTGAAGTCACCACTGCAGTGGTGGTCAGACAGAAAAAGGAATTCCGCCGAGCCGATGGATTAAGAGTAAAATTTGAGGACAATGCTGCAGTCATAGTGAGTCCAGAAGGAGTGCTGAAAGGTTCTGAAATCAGAGGACCTGTGGCCAAGGAAGCCGCAGACCGATGGCCTTCAGTAGGAAGCGCTGCCAGCATTATTGTGTAGGTGATTTTAGATGTCCAAACAACCAAGAAAACAGAGGAAATTCCGTTATCAAGCACCCTTACACATCCGTCACCG
This window contains:
- a CDS encoding ribonuclease P protein component 1 translates to MITPQNIMRHELVGLQIKIIHSSHGDLEGLSGRVVNETKKTLTIEDGEGNEKIIPKGSSTFHFTLPEGITVEIEGKIIISRPEDRIKKRFRKYW
- a CDS encoding 50S ribosomal protein L14; amino-acid sequence: MKAITSNVSKSLPIGARLNCVDNTGAREVEIISVKGYKGVRRRLATAGVGDMVVISVKKGTVDMRREVTTAVVVRQKKEFRRADGLRVKFEDNAAVIVSPEGVLKGSEIRGPVAKEAADRWPSVGSAASIIV
- the yciH gene encoding stress response translation initiation inhibitor YciH is translated as MKVCDVCGLPEELCVCEEIAREIQSVKVYTVRRRFGKLMTIVEGIDEHDIDIRELTKELKNKCACGGTAKKGQIELQGDHKRRVKEVLSDMGFSSDDIQVR
- a CDS encoding 50S ribosomal protein L22 encodes the protein MAKMKYAYEGTGKVAKASGRSLKISPKHSVEICREIRGMYLDEAKEYLEDVIQMKRAVPFKRHNKKVGHRRGLKGWPTGRYPQKAASQILDVLENAEANAEYQGMDTEDLKIIHISSHRGFIIRGYIPRAFGRATPFNTPTTHIQVVLGEAESA
- the rpsS gene encoding 30S ribosomal protein S19, which gives rise to MARKEFKYRGYTLEELQEMPLDNVIQLFPSRQRRSLKKGFLPRQKKVLEKIRKLKKEGDKGGRPKIIRTHCRDMIVLPEMVGMTFGIYNGKEFVQVQIQPEMIGCYFGEFAVTRQRVQHGDPGMGATRSSMFVPLK
- the rpmC gene encoding 50S ribosomal protein L29, translating into MVILRSKEIREMEMEEIQKKLDELQVEYANNISKSAAAGIYENPGKIKELKRTIARVKTIINEKNKEN
- a CDS encoding 30S ribosomal protein S17, with the translated sequence MVGIEVTEPKEKCEDPNCPFHGTLPVRGQILEGIVTSDKAERTITVERSFYKFIRKYERYEKRKSRINAHKPDCIHVNIGDAVKIAECRPLSKTKHFVVVEVKGDQK